Proteins from one Desulfocurvus vexinensis DSM 17965 genomic window:
- a CDS encoding branched-chain amino acid ABC transporter substrate-binding protein, producing the protein MKRFLFLSLSLALALTVATATAGHAKTLKVGSLSPLTGPYAADGNDIANGVRAAIAVVEQEGGIPGYDAIELFAQDSACDPRQAVAAANKLVNEKVAFVVGAYCSSATIPASETLDEESIPMLTPASTSEKVTERGLAHMYRLCGRDDDQSVVAVKFMVEHLKAGTVYIIDDKTTYSQGLADNVETRAAATGIKVLGHDHVNQGDKDFSAVLTKVKQADPAVFYMSLQNSSSGALMAIQARRMGINAPIIGQDAVYHPQLMEIAKEAAEGMYLTFGFIDEERPLYKLFREQYATMGFAAPGAYSGYAFDAAYAALKAIKESDSTDPDKMKAALMAMDYDGATKRIKFLENGDSGSNYIIRKVQGGEFINYWNPETNTLY; encoded by the coding sequence ATGAAACGGTTTCTTTTCCTGTCCCTGTCCCTGGCCCTGGCGCTGACCGTCGCGACGGCCACCGCCGGACACGCCAAGACCCTCAAGGTCGGCAGCCTGAGCCCGCTCACGGGCCCCTACGCCGCCGACGGCAACGACATCGCCAACGGCGTGCGCGCGGCCATCGCCGTGGTCGAGCAGGAGGGCGGCATCCCCGGCTATGACGCCATCGAGCTCTTCGCGCAGGATTCGGCCTGCGACCCGCGCCAGGCCGTGGCCGCCGCCAACAAGCTCGTCAACGAGAAGGTGGCCTTCGTGGTCGGCGCCTACTGCTCGTCGGCCACCATCCCGGCATCGGAGACCCTGGACGAGGAGTCCATCCCCATGCTGACCCCGGCCTCCACCAGCGAGAAGGTCACCGAGCGCGGCCTGGCCCACATGTACCGTCTCTGCGGGCGTGACGACGACCAGTCCGTGGTGGCCGTGAAGTTCATGGTCGAGCACCTCAAGGCGGGCACCGTCTACATTATCGACGACAAGACCACCTACTCCCAGGGCCTGGCCGACAACGTCGAGACCCGCGCTGCGGCCACTGGCATCAAGGTGCTGGGCCACGACCACGTGAACCAGGGCGACAAGGACTTCTCCGCCGTGCTGACCAAGGTCAAGCAGGCCGACCCCGCCGTGTTCTACATGAGCCTGCAGAACTCGTCCTCCGGCGCCCTCATGGCCATCCAGGCCCGGCGCATGGGCATCAACGCGCCCATCATCGGCCAGGACGCCGTGTACCACCCGCAGCTCATGGAGATCGCCAAGGAAGCCGCCGAGGGCATGTACCTGACCTTCGGCTTCATCGACGAGGAGCGCCCGCTGTACAAGCTGTTCCGCGAGCAGTACGCCACGATGGGCTTCGCCGCCCCCGGCGCCTACTCCGGCTACGCCTTCGACGCCGCCTACGCGGCCCTGAAGGCCATCAAGGAGTCCGACAGCACCGACCCCGACAAGATGAAGGCCGCGCTGATGGCCATGGACTACGACGGCGCCACCAAGCGCATCAAGTTCCTGGAGAATGGCGACTCCGGCTCCAACTACATCATCCGCAAGGTCCAGGGCGGAGAGTTCATCAACTACTGGAACCCCGAGACCAACACGCTCTACTAG
- a CDS encoding ABC transporter permease subunit — protein sequence MILGSRKVWLYWAAGMAWFYLLLWPLMGIGADGTVTFADSLTVWGYVAAISAVLLALRQQHARGSFTAVTTPLARALGGAKAGMDRVPPVVWWSLALCIAAALPFGTSRYVQDVAINVLIYICLGLGLNVVIGLCGLLDLGYIAFYGVGAYTYALLSIHYALPFWLALPVAAALAALAGCIIGYPTLRMRGDYLAIVTLGFGEIVRLILNNWMALTNGPNGILGIQPPTIWWPNFEGTFGFELLQLKKLTAMYFIILGLTIVTIVAVHRLNFSRIGRAWEAIREDETAAELMGVNTFRLKLLAYAMGAVFGGLAGAFFAARMRFVSPESFSFIESAMVLAMVVLGGMGSIPGVMLGALALVALPEVFRQFELYRMLAFGGAMTVMMLFRPKGLWPAKRFGARSEEMD from the coding sequence ATGATACTCGGGTCTAGAAAGGTCTGGCTGTACTGGGCCGCAGGCATGGCCTGGTTCTACCTGCTGCTGTGGCCGCTCATGGGCATCGGCGCCGACGGCACCGTGACCTTTGCGGACAGCCTCACGGTCTGGGGCTACGTGGCGGCGATCTCGGCGGTGCTGCTGGCGCTGCGCCAGCAGCACGCGCGCGGCTCGTTCACCGCCGTGACCACCCCCCTGGCCCGGGCCCTTGGCGGCGCCAAGGCGGGCATGGACCGGGTGCCCCCGGTGGTCTGGTGGTCGCTGGCGCTGTGCATCGCCGCCGCCCTGCCCTTCGGCACCAGCCGCTACGTGCAGGACGTGGCCATCAACGTGCTCATCTACATCTGCCTGGGCCTGGGGCTCAACGTGGTCATCGGCCTGTGCGGCCTGCTGGACCTGGGCTACATCGCCTTCTACGGCGTGGGCGCCTACACCTACGCCCTGCTGAGCATCCACTACGCCCTGCCCTTCTGGCTGGCCCTGCCCGTGGCCGCCGCCCTGGCCGCCCTGGCCGGATGCATCATCGGCTACCCCACGCTGCGCATGCGCGGCGACTATCTGGCCATCGTGACCCTGGGCTTCGGCGAGATCGTGCGCCTGATCCTCAACAACTGGATGGCCCTGACCAACGGGCCCAACGGCATCCTGGGCATCCAGCCGCCGACCATCTGGTGGCCGAACTTCGAGGGCACGTTCGGCTTCGAGCTGTTGCAGCTCAAGAAACTCACGGCCATGTATTTCATCATCCTGGGCCTGACCATCGTGACCATCGTCGCCGTGCACCGCCTGAACTTCTCGCGCATCGGTCGCGCCTGGGAGGCCATCCGCGAGGACGAGACCGCCGCCGAGCTCATGGGCGTGAACACCTTCCGCCTGAAGCTGCTGGCCTACGCCATGGGCGCGGTGTTCGGCGGGCTGGCCGGGGCGTTTTTCGCCGCGCGCATGCGCTTTGTCAGCCCCGAGAGCTTCAGCTTCATCGAGTCGGCCATGGTCCTGGCCATGGTCGTGCTGGGCGGCATGGGCTCCATCCCGGGCGTGATGCTCGGGGCCCTGGCCCTGGTGGCCCTGCCCGAGGTCTTCCGCCAGTTCGAGCTGTACCGCATGCTGGCCTTCGGCGGCGCCATGACGGTGATGATGCTCTTCCGCCCCAAGGGCCTGTGGCCCGCCAAACGCTTCGGGGCGCGCTCCGAGGAGATGGACTAG
- the aprA gene encoding adenylyl-sulfate reductase subunit alpha — protein MPKIPVKESPKGLPLAEPTIVEHDVDILMIGGGMGNCGAAWEAVAWANKYAPEAKILLVDKAALERGGAVAQGLSAINTYLGDNNADDYVRMVRTDLMGLVREDLIFDLGRHVDDSVHHFEEWGLPVWCKDEHDHNLDGAAAKAAGKSIRKGAKPVRSGRWQIMINGESYKCIVAEAAKNALGEERYMERIFVVKLLLDANQPNRIAGAVAMNARENKVHIFRCNCAVVACGGAVNVYRPRSTGEGLGRAWYPVWNAGSTYTMCAQAGAEMTMMENRFVPARFKDGYGPVGAWFLLFKAKATNYKGEDYCETNRAMIKPYEERGYAKGHIIPTCLRNHMMLREMREGRGPIFMDTKTALQTSFATMTPAQQKHLEAEAWEDFLDMCVGQANLWAATNCAPEVRGSEIMPTEPYLLGSHSGCCGIWVSGPDEAWVPEDYKVRADNGKVYNRMTTVNGLFTCADGVGASGHKFSSGSHAEGRIVGKQMVRWYLDHKDYKPAIKENAADLAKEIYRPYYNFQAGKGASTDPVVNPEYITPKNFMMRLMKCTDEYGGGVGTYYTTSAALLDMGFWLLDMLEEDSKKLAARDLHELLRCWENYHRLWTVRLHMQHIRFREESRYPGFYYRGDFLGLDDSKWKCFVNSKYDPTKGETAIFKKPYYQIIPA, from the coding sequence ATGCCTAAGATTCCTGTTAAAGAATCCCCCAAGGGCCTGCCCCTGGCCGAGCCCACCATCGTCGAGCATGACGTCGACATCCTGATGATCGGCGGCGGCATGGGCAACTGCGGCGCCGCCTGGGAAGCCGTGGCCTGGGCCAACAAGTACGCCCCCGAAGCCAAGATCCTGCTGGTGGACAAGGCCGCCCTCGAGCGCGGCGGCGCCGTCGCCCAGGGCCTGTCGGCCATCAACACCTACCTCGGCGACAACAATGCCGACGACTACGTCCGCATGGTCCGCACCGACCTGATGGGCCTGGTCCGCGAAGACCTGATCTTCGACCTGGGCCGCCACGTGGACGACTCCGTGCACCACTTCGAGGAGTGGGGCCTGCCCGTCTGGTGCAAGGACGAGCACGACCACAACCTGGACGGCGCCGCCGCCAAGGCTGCTGGCAAGTCCATCCGCAAGGGCGCCAAGCCCGTGCGCTCCGGCCGTTGGCAGATCATGATCAACGGTGAGTCCTACAAGTGCATCGTGGCCGAGGCCGCCAAGAACGCCCTGGGCGAAGAGCGCTACATGGAGCGCATCTTCGTGGTCAAGCTGCTGCTCGACGCCAACCAGCCCAACCGCATCGCCGGCGCCGTGGCCATGAACGCCCGCGAGAACAAGGTCCACATCTTCCGCTGCAACTGCGCCGTGGTTGCCTGCGGCGGCGCCGTGAACGTGTACCGCCCCCGCTCCACCGGTGAGGGTCTGGGCCGCGCCTGGTACCCGGTGTGGAACGCTGGTTCGACCTACACCATGTGCGCCCAGGCTGGCGCCGAAATGACCATGATGGAAAACCGCTTCGTGCCCGCCCGCTTCAAGGACGGTTACGGCCCGGTCGGCGCCTGGTTCCTGCTCTTCAAGGCCAAGGCGACCAACTACAAGGGTGAGGACTACTGCGAGACCAACCGGGCCATGATCAAGCCCTACGAGGAGCGCGGCTACGCCAAGGGTCACATCATCCCCACCTGCCTGCGCAACCACATGATGCTGCGCGAAATGCGCGAAGGCCGCGGTCCCATCTTCATGGACACCAAAACCGCCCTGCAGACCTCCTTCGCCACCATGACCCCCGCCCAGCAGAAGCACCTCGAGGCCGAGGCCTGGGAAGACTTCCTCGACATGTGCGTCGGCCAGGCCAACCTGTGGGCCGCCACCAACTGCGCTCCCGAGGTTCGTGGCTCCGAGATCATGCCCACCGAGCCCTACCTGCTCGGCTCGCACTCCGGCTGCTGCGGCATCTGGGTGTCCGGTCCCGACGAGGCCTGGGTCCCCGAGGACTACAAGGTCCGGGCTGACAACGGCAAGGTCTACAACCGCATGACCACCGTGAACGGCCTGTTCACCTGCGCCGACGGCGTGGGCGCCTCCGGCCACAAGTTCTCCTCCGGCTCGCACGCCGAGGGCCGTATCGTCGGCAAGCAGATGGTGCGTTGGTACCTTGACCACAAGGACTACAAACCCGCCATCAAGGAAAACGCCGCCGATCTCGCCAAGGAGATCTACCGTCCGTACTACAACTTCCAGGCCGGCAAGGGCGCTTCCACCGACCCGGTTGTCAACCCCGAGTACATCACGCCCAAGAACTTCATGATGCGCCTCATGAAGTGCACCGACGAGTACGGTGGTGGCGTGGGCACCTACTACACCACCTCCGCCGCGCTGCTCGACATGGGCTTCTGGCTCCTCGACATGCTGGAGGAGGACTCCAAGAAGCTGGCCGCCCGCGACCTGCACGAGCTGCTGCGCTGCTGGGAGAACTACCACCGCCTGTGGACCGTGCGCCTGCACATGCAGCACATCCGGTTCCGCGAGGAGTCCCGCTACCCCGGCTTCTACTACCGCGGCGACTTCCTGGGCCTGGACGACAGCAAGTGGAAGTGCTTCGTGAACTCCAAGTACGATCCCACCAAGGGTGAGACTGCGATCTTCAAGAAGCCCTACTACCAGATCATCCCCGCCTAG
- a CDS encoding FAD-dependent oxidoreductase, protein MAEKIGVYFDESAIGPYLSVEDLAENVRNRWGGNCPVIETSPILAGEEGRAMIEEAIEAGTIDGVLICGSSPRVDWQFFDFGPAIPVERVNLREQCGMCFPEDEDEELKTLMAIDYINMGMLKLQKTLVPEPEKIETVRTVLVVGGGWTGLHAALHAAGAGADVVLLEKTDQLGGKARTMYKTVPLAPPYTQAHPTGIEDLVARVQAEPRIEVITGAQMQALEGAPGAYTAKFTNGTEKAIGAVILATGWVPQDTAALAPLGYGSVPGVVTTAEFEAMMKDGQLKAKRVAFVLNTAKATPKDLYQPAPAPAEPAEGQEAPEEPAFKDLESARHLPYASAVNSVVALKQAGYVRELDDTAQAYIIYEDMMVQGIHERYYKAAQDDPGVMLTKGYVARVEQGDGGVLLTVKNTLLGQDFELAADLVVLPTGMVPTTAKDPVMNFVYRQGPAFPDLDLFDGFCDSNYICFPYETRRTGVYAAGAVRQPMLMDNAEEDAAGAALKAIQCIESANRGVAVHPRSGDLTYPKFNFVRCTQCKRCTEECPFGALDDDEKGTPKPNPTRCRRCGTCMGACPERVISFDNYSVDQIGSAIKAIKVPDNMETDGPRILILACENDAYPALDMAAMRGKSWSPYARILPVRCLGSVNAIWVADAMSKGVDGVMMLGCKYGDDYQCHFVKGSEICNRRKENIAETLNRLGVEPDRVEQYQVAIDEYDKVPGMIEEFMAMILEKGPNPFKGY, encoded by the coding sequence ATGGCCGAGAAAATTGGTGTCTATTTCGACGAATCCGCTATCGGCCCGTACCTGAGCGTCGAGGATCTGGCCGAGAACGTCAGGAACCGCTGGGGCGGCAACTGTCCCGTCATCGAGACCAGCCCCATCCTCGCCGGCGAGGAAGGCCGCGCCATGATCGAGGAGGCCATCGAGGCCGGGACCATCGACGGCGTGCTCATCTGCGGCTCGTCGCCGCGTGTGGACTGGCAGTTCTTCGACTTCGGCCCGGCCATTCCCGTGGAGCGCGTGAACCTGCGCGAGCAGTGCGGCATGTGCTTCCCCGAGGACGAGGACGAGGAACTCAAGACCCTCATGGCCATCGACTACATCAACATGGGCATGCTCAAGCTTCAGAAGACCCTGGTGCCCGAGCCCGAAAAGATCGAGACCGTGCGCACGGTGCTGGTGGTCGGCGGCGGCTGGACCGGCCTGCACGCGGCGCTGCACGCCGCTGGCGCGGGCGCCGACGTGGTGCTGCTGGAGAAGACCGACCAGCTCGGCGGCAAGGCCCGCACCATGTACAAGACCGTGCCCCTGGCCCCGCCCTACACCCAGGCCCACCCCACCGGCATCGAGGATCTCGTTGCCCGCGTCCAGGCCGAGCCGCGCATCGAAGTCATCACCGGCGCGCAGATGCAGGCCCTGGAGGGTGCGCCCGGCGCCTACACCGCCAAGTTCACCAACGGCACGGAAAAGGCCATCGGCGCGGTGATCCTGGCCACGGGCTGGGTGCCGCAGGATACGGCGGCCCTGGCGCCCCTGGGCTACGGCAGCGTGCCCGGCGTGGTCACCACCGCCGAGTTCGAAGCCATGATGAAGGACGGCCAGCTCAAGGCCAAGCGCGTGGCGTTCGTGCTCAACACCGCCAAGGCCACGCCCAAGGACCTCTACCAGCCCGCCCCGGCTCCCGCCGAGCCCGCCGAAGGCCAGGAGGCCCCCGAGGAGCCCGCCTTCAAGGATCTGGAGAGCGCCCGGCACCTGCCCTACGCCAGCGCCGTGAACTCCGTGGTCGCCCTCAAGCAGGCCGGCTACGTCCGCGAGCTGGACGACACGGCCCAGGCCTACATCATCTATGAAGACATGATGGTCCAGGGCATCCACGAGCGCTACTACAAGGCCGCCCAGGACGACCCCGGCGTCATGCTCACCAAGGGCTATGTGGCCCGCGTGGAGCAGGGCGACGGCGGCGTGCTGCTGACGGTGAAGAACACCCTGCTCGGCCAGGACTTCGAGCTGGCGGCGGACCTGGTGGTCCTGCCCACGGGCATGGTGCCGACCACGGCCAAGGACCCGGTCATGAACTTCGTCTACCGCCAGGGCCCGGCCTTCCCGGACCTGGACCTCTTTGACGGGTTCTGCGACTCCAACTACATCTGCTTCCCCTACGAGACGCGCCGCACCGGCGTGTACGCCGCGGGCGCCGTGCGCCAGCCCATGCTCATGGACAACGCCGAGGAAGACGCCGCTGGCGCCGCCCTCAAGGCCATCCAGTGCATCGAGTCGGCCAACCGGGGCGTGGCGGTGCACCCGCGCTCGGGCGACCTGACCTACCCGAAGTTCAACTTCGTGCGCTGCACCCAGTGCAAGCGCTGCACCGAGGAATGCCCCTTCGGCGCGCTGGACGACGACGAGAAGGGTACGCCCAAGCCGAACCCCACGCGCTGCCGCCGCTGCGGCACCTGCATGGGCGCCTGCCCCGAGCGCGTCATCTCCTTCGACAACTACAGCGTGGACCAGATCGGCTCGGCCATCAAGGCCATCAAGGTGCCCGACAACATGGAGACCGACGGCCCGCGCATCCTCATCCTGGCGTGCGAGAACGACGCCTACCCGGCCCTGGACATGGCCGCCATGCGCGGCAAGAGCTGGAGCCCGTACGCGCGCATCCTCCCGGTCCGCTGCCTGGGCTCGGTCAACGCCATCTGGGTGGCCGACGCCATGTCCAAGGGCGTTGACGGCGTGATGATGCTCGGCTGCAAGTACGGCGACGACTACCAGTGCCACTTCGTCAAGGGCTCCGAGATCTGCAACCGCCGCAAGGAGAACATCGCCGAGACCCTGAACCGCCTCGGTGTGGAACCCGACCGCGTCGAGCAGTACCAGGTCGCCATCGACGAGTACGACAAGGTGCCCGGGATGATCGAGGAATTCATGGCGATGATCCTTGAGAAGGGTCCCAACCCGTTCAAGGGCTACTAG
- a CDS encoding CoB--CoM heterodisulfide reductase iron-sulfur subunit A family protein — protein MPNTSVLVVGGGFSGITAALEAAEVGHEVYLVEKTPFLGGRVAQLNKYFPKLCPPSCGLEIQFQRIKKNKNVKVFTLAEVVSVSGQQGDYTAKIRIRPRHTAPGSADLSELAGELPARADNAFELGLAKRGPLHLDMPFAFPARYVLEKDELRAADLETLEDNEFIDLDETEKEIEVAVGSIVIATGWKPYDVTRLTNLGAGAIDNCITNMQMERLAAPCGPTGGQILRPSDSAAPKKIAFVQCAGSRDENHLNFCSYICCMASLKQATYVREQYPDAQVTIFYIDLRTPDRYQKFRARVLADENIRTVKGKVAAAAQGPGGSVVLTVEDAVAGTKSHETFDLVVLATGMQPTLAGERLPIDVPIDEDGFVVGGEDKGIFAAGCAKKPLDVMKSAQSGTGAAMKAIETVRR, from the coding sequence ATGCCAAACACCAGCGTGCTCGTTGTCGGTGGCGGTTTCAGCGGCATCACTGCCGCGCTCGAAGCCGCGGAAGTCGGACACGAGGTCTATCTCGTAGAGAAAACGCCTTTCCTGGGTGGCCGGGTCGCGCAGCTCAACAAGTATTTCCCCAAGCTGTGCCCCCCGTCTTGCGGCCTGGAAATCCAGTTCCAGCGCATCAAGAAAAACAAGAACGTGAAGGTCTTCACCCTGGCCGAGGTGGTGTCCGTCTCCGGGCAGCAGGGCGACTACACGGCCAAGATCCGCATCCGCCCGCGCCACACCGCCCCGGGCAGCGCCGACCTCTCCGAGCTGGCCGGTGAACTTCCCGCCCGCGCCGACAACGCCTTCGAGCTGGGCCTGGCCAAGCGCGGCCCGCTGCACCTGGACATGCCCTTCGCCTTCCCGGCCCGCTACGTGCTGGAAAAGGACGAACTGCGCGCCGCCGACCTCGAAACCCTGGAAGACAACGAGTTCATCGACCTGGACGAGACCGAGAAGGAAATCGAGGTCGCCGTGGGCTCCATTGTCATCGCCACGGGCTGGAAGCCCTACGACGTGACGCGCCTGACCAACCTGGGCGCCGGGGCCATCGACAACTGCATCACCAACATGCAGATGGAGCGCCTGGCCGCGCCCTGCGGCCCCACCGGCGGCCAGATCCTGCGCCCCTCCGACAGCGCCGCACCCAAGAAGATCGCTTTCGTGCAGTGCGCCGGATCGCGCGACGAGAACCACCTGAATTTCTGCTCCTACATCTGCTGCATGGCGTCCCTCAAGCAGGCGACCTACGTGCGCGAGCAGTACCCCGACGCCCAGGTCACCATCTTCTACATCGACCTGCGCACCCCGGACCGCTACCAGAAGTTCCGCGCCCGCGTGCTGGCCGACGAGAACATCCGCACCGTCAAGGGCAAGGTCGCCGCGGCGGCCCAGGGCCCGGGCGGCTCGGTGGTGCTCACCGTCGAGGACGCCGTTGCCGGAACCAAATCCCACGAAACCTTTGATCTCGTCGTTCTCGCCACGGGCATGCAGCCCACCCTGGCCGGCGAGCGCCTGCCCATCGACGTGCCCATCGACGAGGACGGCTTCGTCGTCGGCGGCGAGGACAAGGGCATCTTTGCCGCCGGGTGCGCGAAGAAGCCTCTGGACGTGATGAAATCCGCCCAGTCTGGCACCGGCGCCGCGATGAAGGCGATTGAAACGGTGAGGAGGTAG
- a CDS encoding ABC transporter ATP-binding protein, protein MNSESDLILSDVTVQFGGLKAVADVSFCVSAGQIVGLIGPNGAGKTTIFNVITGVYKASEGSVAYGGRPLLGLRPHRILAAGIARTFQNIRLFTAMTALENVMVAQHCRSTKGVLGAILRSPSQRREERRIRERAQQALDFMGLGDIAGEVAANLPYGHQRRLEIARALASEPAVLLLDEPAAGMNPAESADLTVYIRKIRDHGISVLMVEHDMKVVMGICDRIVVLDHGVKISEGNPGEVQRDPKVIEAYLGQ, encoded by the coding sequence ATGAACAGCGAATCCGACCTCATTCTCAGCGACGTCACCGTCCAGTTCGGGGGCCTCAAGGCCGTCGCCGACGTGAGCTTTTGCGTCTCCGCAGGGCAGATCGTCGGGCTCATCGGCCCCAACGGCGCCGGAAAGACGACCATTTTCAACGTCATCACCGGCGTCTACAAGGCTTCCGAGGGCAGCGTCGCCTACGGCGGGCGGCCCCTGCTCGGCCTGCGGCCCCACCGCATCCTGGCCGCAGGCATCGCCCGGACCTTCCAGAACATCCGGCTGTTCACGGCCATGACGGCCCTGGAAAACGTCATGGTCGCCCAGCATTGCCGCTCCACCAAGGGCGTGCTCGGGGCCATCCTGCGCAGCCCCTCCCAGCGCCGCGAAGAGCGCCGCATCCGCGAGCGCGCCCAGCAGGCGCTGGATTTCATGGGCCTTGGCGACATCGCCGGGGAGGTGGCCGCCAACCTGCCCTACGGCCACCAGCGCCGCCTGGAGATCGCCCGGGCCCTGGCCTCGGAGCCCGCCGTGCTGCTGCTCGACGAGCCCGCAGCGGGCATGAACCCCGCCGAAAGCGCCGACCTGACCGTCTACATCCGCAAAATCCGCGACCATGGCATCAGCGTGCTGATGGTCGAGCACGACATGAAGGTCGTCATGGGCATCTGCGACCGCATCGTGGTCCTGGACCACGGTGTGAAGATAAGTGAGGGCAACCCCGGAGAAGTCCAGCGCGACCCGAAGGTCATTGAGGCCTATCTGGGCCAGTAG
- the qmoC gene encoding quinone-interacting membrane-bound oxidoreductase complex subunit QmoC, which translates to MSKAVRIEPDLQFIKDLQAVGGDSLKKCYQCATCSVACPLSPADAPYPRKEMVWAQWGLKDKLVNDIDIWLCHNCGTCSDLCPRGAKPGDLLSALRNMAYRGLVSPTILGTWMGSAKYLPILVAIPAALWLFVWYLTTGLTFPEGDIVFGKIFPGDYTIDPIMSLTFFFMVASFVLGVSRLIKSFGASGGTYYIGAHKKPSIVDCIKDVLFNEVGQHTNFKECGGAEQKPADEERFKGHLALFYSFVILAVVTGLIAFGHWGGKVIHFLEPMGHTPLPLYAPHKFAALVGMCLGIYGLVKLTSRRMNLDQAKTKSSYYDWYLLGVVWAVFATGAGALLFRLAGVATLAYVTYYVHLVAVWMLFAYLPWSKLGHLVYRTVALIYARYIGRVPLS; encoded by the coding sequence ATGTCCAAGGCAGTACGGATCGAACCCGATCTCCAGTTCATCAAAGACCTGCAGGCCGTGGGTGGCGACTCGCTCAAGAAGTGCTACCAGTGCGCCACCTGCAGCGTCGCCTGCCCGCTGTCTCCGGCCGACGCGCCCTATCCCCGCAAGGAGATGGTCTGGGCGCAATGGGGCCTGAAGGACAAGCTGGTCAACGATATCGACATCTGGCTGTGCCACAACTGCGGCACCTGCTCGGACCTGTGCCCGCGCGGCGCCAAGCCCGGCGACCTGCTGTCGGCCCTGCGCAACATGGCCTACCGCGGGCTGGTGTCGCCCACCATCCTGGGCACCTGGATGGGCTCCGCCAAGTACCTGCCCATCCTGGTGGCCATCCCGGCGGCGCTGTGGCTGTTCGTGTGGTACCTGACCACGGGGCTGACCTTCCCCGAAGGCGACATCGTCTTCGGCAAGATCTTCCCCGGCGACTACACCATCGACCCCATCATGAGCCTGACCTTCTTCTTCATGGTCGCCTCGTTCGTGCTGGGCGTCTCCAGGCTCATCAAGTCCTTCGGGGCCTCGGGCGGCACCTACTACATCGGTGCGCACAAGAAGCCCAGCATCGTGGACTGCATCAAGGACGTGCTCTTCAACGAAGTCGGCCAGCACACCAACTTCAAGGAGTGCGGCGGCGCGGAGCAGAAACCCGCCGACGAGGAGCGCTTCAAGGGCCACCTCGCCCTGTTCTACTCCTTCGTCATCCTGGCCGTGGTCACGGGGCTCATCGCCTTCGGCCACTGGGGCGGCAAGGTCATCCACTTCCTGGAGCCCATGGGCCACACTCCGCTGCCCCTGTACGCGCCGCACAAGTTCGCCGCCCTGGTGGGCATGTGCCTGGGCATCTACGGCCTGGTGAAGCTCACCAGCCGCCGCATGAACCTGGACCAGGCCAAGACCAAGTCCAGCTACTACGACTGGTACCTGCTGGGCGTTGTCTGGGCCGTGTTCGCCACCGGCGCTGGCGCCCTGCTGTTCCGCCTGGCGGGCGTGGCCACCCTGGCCTACGTGACCTACTACGTCCACCTCGTGGCGGTCTGGATGCTGTTCGCCTACCTGCCCTGGTCCAAGCTCGGGCACCTGGTGTACAGGACCGTGGCGCTGATCTATGCCCGCTACATTGGCCGCGTGCCGCTGAGCTAG
- a CDS encoding branched-chain amino acid ABC transporter permease, whose translation MEFFIQQVINGLTLGGLYALIALGYTMVYGIIQLINFAHGEFFAAGGYMGVILLTFLAAHGYMETHPWFCLFGALLLTMGYCAMLAMAVEKVAYKPLRYASRLSVLLSALGMSIFLQNGLMLTQGVYDKAYPTDFTSGGLDFGLITFSYMQILIVAVTIILLVGLNALVFRTRIGTAMRATAQDKVMSSLVGINSNRIIATTFAIGAALAAAAGIMIGLYYGSVRYDMGFVPGIKAFAAAVLGGIGNITGAMIGGLIIGMVEIFAAGYLSSEYKDVWAFIILIAVLYFRPTGIMGENVNDTRV comes from the coding sequence ATGGAATTTTTCATCCAGCAAGTCATCAACGGGCTGACCCTGGGCGGGCTCTACGCGCTGATCGCCCTGGGCTACACCATGGTCTACGGCATCATCCAGCTCATCAACTTCGCCCACGGCGAGTTCTTCGCCGCCGGGGGCTACATGGGCGTGATCCTGCTGACCTTCCTGGCGGCCCACGGCTACATGGAGACCCACCCCTGGTTCTGCCTGTTCGGCGCGCTGCTTTTGACCATGGGCTACTGCGCCATGCTGGCCATGGCCGTGGAGAAGGTGGCCTACAAGCCCCTGCGCTACGCCTCGCGCCTGTCGGTGCTGCTCTCGGCCCTGGGCATGTCCATCTTTTTGCAGAACGGGCTCATGCTGACCCAGGGCGTGTACGACAAGGCCTACCCCACGGACTTCACCAGCGGCGGGCTGGACTTCGGGCTGATCACCTTCTCCTACATGCAGATCCTCATCGTGGCCGTGACCATCATCCTGCTTGTGGGCCTCAACGCCCTGGTCTTCCGCACGCGCATCGGCACGGCCATGCGCGCCACGGCCCAGGACAAGGTCATGTCCTCCCTGGTGGGCATCAACTCCAACCGCATCATCGCCACCACCTTCGCCATCGGCGCGGCCCTGGCGGCGGCGGCGGGCATCATGATCGGCCTGTACTACGGCAGCGTGCGCTACGACATGGGGTTCGTGCCCGGCATCAAGGCCTTCGCCGCCGCCGTGCTCGGCGGCATCGGCAACATCACCGGGGCCATGATCGGCGGCCTGATCATCGGCATGGTCGAGATCTTCGCCGCCGGATACCTGTCCAGCGAATACAAGGACGTGTGGGCGTTCATCATCCTCATCGCGGTGCTGTACTTCAGGCCCACGGGAATCATGGGTGAAAATGTCAATGATACTCGGGTCTAG